The proteins below come from a single Oncorhynchus tshawytscha isolate Ot180627B linkage group LG22, Otsh_v2.0, whole genome shotgun sequence genomic window:
- the LOC112222293 gene encoding intermediate filament protein ON3-like, whose translation MSIRTKNHTGTSPNYMRDFSSMSLGSRNGPRTSSSGLYMGGSIMAVTINQSLLAPINLDIDPKIQAVRTHEINQIKGLNNRFATFIDKVRNLEQQNKMLETKWKLMQDQTTGPSNMEPMFQTYIKNLQRQLDQINNDKDRLDMENRNMHHNVEDLKSKYEDEISKRNTADHDFVLLKKDVDAGYLSKVALEDRLAGLEEEVNFLKVLYDQELGELQSDVKDTSVVVQMDNSRGLDMNQIIADVKAQYEDIAARSREQAESWYKTKVESLAGQAGQAAEELRNTKAEIAELNRLISRLQNEILAVKGQKANLERQITEAEEHGEIVVKDARALIKDLEVAMQRAKQDMACQIREYQDLMNIKLALDIEISTYRKLLEGEETKFGQQSITNISTTKPYTMPETSYQQPTRSSAVFIKMVETTDSSRSYH comes from the exons ATGAGCATAAGGACAAAGAATCACACTGGGACAAGCCCTAATTACATGAGGGACTTCAGCAGCATGTCCTTGGGCTCCAGAAATGGCCCCAGGACCAGCAGCAGCGGCCTCTACATGGGAGGCTCCATCATGGCCGTGACCATCAACCAGAGCCTGCTGGCACCCATCAACCTGGATATCGACCCCAAAATCCAGGCTGTCCGCACCCATGAGATAAACCAGATCAAGGGTCTCAACAACCGCTTTGCCACTTTTATTGATAAG GTGCGAAACCTGGAGCAGCAGAACAAGATGCTGGAGACCAAGTGGAAGCTGATGCAGGACCAGACAACTGGCCCCTCCAACATGGAACCCATGTTCCAGACCTACATCAAAAACCTGCAGAGACAGCTGGACCAGATCAACAATGACAAGGACCGGTTGGATATGGAGAACAGGAACATGCACCATAATGTGGAAGACTTAAAATCAAA GTATGAAGATGAGATCAGCAAGAGGAACACAGCAGATCATGactttgtcctgctgaaaaag GATGTGGACGCTGGTTACCTGTCCAAGGTGGCTCTGGAGGACAGGTTGGCTGGGCTGGAAGAGGAGGTCAACTTCTTGAAGGTCTTGTACGATCAG GAGCTGGGTGAGCTGCAGTCTGATGTGAAGGACACCTCTGTGGTGGTTCAGATGGACAACTCCCGGGGCCTGGACATGAACCAGATCATAGCTGACGTCAAGGCCCAGTACGAAGACATCGCTGCTCGCAGTCGGGAGCAGGCCGAGAGCTGGTACAAGACCAAG GTTGAAAGTTTGGCCGGCCAGGCTGGCCAGGCTGCAGAGGAGCTGCGCAACACCAAGGCTGAGATCGCCGAGCTGAACCGACTCATCAGCCGCCTGCAGAACGAGATCCTGGCTGTCAAGGGACAG AAGGCCAACCTGGAGAGACAGATAACCGAGGCGGAGGAACATGGGGAGATTGTCGTAAAGGATGCCAGGGCTCTAATCAAGGACCTGGAGGTAGCTATGCAGAGAGCCAAGCAGGACATGGCCTGCCAGATCAGGGAGTACCAGGACCTGATGAACATCAAGCTGGCCTTGGACATCGAGATTTCCACCTACAGGAAACTGCTGGAGGGCGAGGAGACCAA ATTTGGACAACAATCAATCACCAACATTTCTACCACAAAGCCTT ACACCATGCCAGAGACCAGCTACCAGCAGCCCACCCGATCTTCTGCTGTCTTCATCAAAATGGTGGAAACCACCGACTCCTCCAGATCGTACCACTGA